In Megalobrama amblycephala isolate DHTTF-2021 linkage group LG10, ASM1881202v1, whole genome shotgun sequence, one DNA window encodes the following:
- the rhd gene encoding rh blood group, D antigen — protein MAPQYAPSLRSRLPLVAFLLETIFILLFVFFVKIEQHEQIDRNYDSKLFIRSYAEFQDIHVMIFMGFGFLATFLVRYGFSGSGFNVLLAAIAIQWAVMMNGFLLPQRHYRREIHISMKSVIEAELCAASALVAMGAVHGKTNPVQLLLMALVEVTGFVINQWILRTLLHADPLYSIMLLHIFGALFGVMVSWVLHREGINPKHEKEKTDRNTGLFAMLGTLFLWMFWPSFNSALVYHRWERELKLTVIYGTYLSLAVSAVMAISVSMLTNSKGKMNMVHIQSSALSGGVAIGVAMTAVHTPWIAMTIGFFASLLSALGFRYMKDHMLFAFECHDTCGIINVHAIPGILGWFANLILRLASSESTIAVRFAVHHICVLLITVCMSLVMGTATGLFLKWSFWRPQQDRKCFDDQAFWEFPNLVVKK, from the exons ATGGCTCCTCAGTATGCCCCCAGTCTCCGCTCAAGACTTCCTCTTGTGGCCTTCCTGCTGGAAACCATCTTTATACTattgtttgtcttttttgtgAAAATAGAGCAGCATGAGCAGATTGACAGAAACTATGACAGTAAGCTTTTCATCCGCTCATATGCAG AATTCCAAGATATTCATGTGATGATATTCATGGGGTTTGGATTCCTGGCCACGTTCCTTGTACGATATGGTTTCAGTGGATCAGGGTTTAATGTGCTGTTAGCAGCCATAGCCATCCAGTGGGCCGTCATGATGAATGGCTTCCTGCTGCCACAACGTCACTACAGAAGAGAGATACACATCAGTATGAAGAG TGTGATTGAGGCAGAGCTCTGTGCAGCATCCGCTCTGGTTGCAATGGGAGCGGTCCATGGGAAGACAAATCCTGTCCAGCTTTTACTAATGGCTCTGGTGGAGGTCACTGGATTTGTGATCAATCAGTGGATCCTGCGAACCCTGCTCCAT GCAGATCCACTGTACAGCATCATGCTGCTCCATATCTTCGGAGCCCTTTTTGGTGTGATGGTGTCATGGGTGCTGCACAGAGAGGGAATCAATCCAAAACATGAGAAAGAGAAAACTGACCGTAACACTGGTTTATTCGCAATGCTTG gAACATTGTTTCTGTGGATGTTCTGGCCCAGTTTTAACTCGGCACTGGTGTATCACAGGTGGGAGAGGGAACTGAAGCTCACTGTGATATATGGGACTTATCTGTCTCTGGCCGTCAGTGCTGTCATGGCGATATCCGTTTCTATGCTCACCAACTCCAAAGGAAAGATGAACATG GTTCATATCCAGAGCTCTGCCCTGTCTGGTGGTGTTGCCATTGGAGTTGCCATGACAGCAGTCCACACTCCGTGGATTGCAATGACGATTGGCTTCTTTGCCTCTCTCTTATCAGCCCTGGGATTCCGGTATATGAAG GATCACATGCTGTTTGCTTTTGAGTGTCATGACACCTGCGGCATCATCAACGTGCACGCCATTCCAGGAATTCTGGGATGGTTCGCTAATTTAATTCTACGGCTGGCCAGTAGTGAAAGCACAAT AGCTGTGCGGTTTGCTGTGCATCACATCTGTGTTCTCCTCATAACAGTGTGCATGAGTCTGGTGATGGGCACAGCTACAG
- the nat8 gene encoding probable N-acetyltransferase camello — MAEVQIRRYREEDHEEVKEVFTIGMSEHIPPSCMHVLKQPLAQMILGCVFCALLTSSKSILLPVLAVTLLLAAGRQCISYMFTKYIQTSLDQDLNHIQQTYLDPPNACFWVAESQGRVVGTVGCLPAAKDENFLELKRMSVKKTHRGQGIAKALCRTVADFACERGYLGVMLHTSVVQTDAQKLYEHMGYQKIREFSAPEFIAKLTNFTLIEYQFIIKHDHN, encoded by the coding sequence ATGGCTGAGGTGCAGATTCGTCGCTACCGAGAAGAAGATCATGAAGAAGTAAAGGAGGTTTTTACTATTGGTATGAGCGAGCACATCCCACCTTCCTGCATGCACGTTCTCAAACAGCCCCTAGCGCAGATGATTCTGGGATGTGTGTTTTGCGCTTTGCTGACCAGCTCAAAGTCCATCCTTTTGCCTGTACTAGCAGTCACGCTGCTTTTGGCCGCAGGCCGTCAGTGTATAAGTTACATGTTCACTAAGTACATTCAGACTAGCCTTGATCAAGATCTCAACCACATTCAGCAGACCTACCTGGATCCACCTAACGCCTGCTTCTGGGTGGCAGAGAGCCAAGGTCGTGTTGTGGGTACAGTAGGGTGTTTACCTGCAGCGAAAGACGAGAACTTCCTGGAACTGAAACGGATGTCGGTTAAAAAGACTCACCGTGGACAAGGCATTGCCAAAGCGCTGTGCCGTACGGTGGCAGACTTCGCTTGTGAACGTGGTTATCTAGGAGTGATGCTTCATACCTCGGTGGTCCAGACGGATGCACAGAAGCTCTATGAGCACATGGGCTACCAGAAGATCAGAGAATTTAGTGCTCCAGAGTTTATTGCCAAGCTGACTAATTTCACACTGATAGAGTACCAATTCATCATAAAACACGATCACAACTGA
- the LOC125276750 gene encoding probable N-acetyltransferase camello: MLWYQIREYRDADYSAVRTLYSTGFREHAETVYLLALKQPWTQAVLCGIFLLIYILSGSFLTCIIGVGGVMLAGRVAVQYIFEQGIQLGLSEDLLDIRTSYMQTGSRSCFWVAELKGSIVGTVGILPCVEEPGAWELKRISVKRQFRGRGLAKALCKTALEFVARHDVKRVVLFTSMVQTDAHKLYDSIGFKKEKEFVWPSLPARLINFMVFKYAHSRTGGFISC, encoded by the coding sequence ATGTTGTGGTATCAGATCCGTGAGTATCGGGATGCAGATTACTCAGCTGTGAGGACCTTATACTCCACTGGGTTCAGAGAACATGCTGAAACTGTGTATCTTCTGGCCCTGAAGCAGCCATGGACGCAAGCTGTGCTGTGTGGAATCTTCCTTCTCATCTATATCCTCTCCGGCTCATTTCTGACCTGCATTATTGGCGTCGGTGGGGTTATGCTTGCTGGTCGAGTGGCAGTACAGTATATTTTTGAGCAGGGTATTCAACTTGGGCTCAGTGAGGATCTGTTGGACATCAGGACCTCCTACATGCAGACTGGCAGCAGGAGCTGCTTTTGGGTGGCAGAACTAAAAGGGTCTATTGTCGGGACGGTGGGCATTTTGCCCTGTGTGGAGGAGCCAGGTGCTTGGGAACTGAAAAGGATCTCTGTGAAAAGGCAGTTTCGGGGTCGTGGCCTTGCGAAAGCTCTTTGTAAAACAGCCCTGGAATTTGTTGCCAGACATGATGTGAAGAGGGTGGTGCTTTTCACCTCTATGGTCCAAACTGATGCTCATAAGCTGTATGACAGCATTGGGTTTAAAAAAGAGAAGGAGTTTGTGTGGCCATCGCTTCCTGCCAGGCTGATCAATTTCATGGTGTTTAAATATGCACACAGCAGGACTGGTGGTTTTATTTCATGCTAA